In Arthrobacter burdickii, one DNA window encodes the following:
- a CDS encoding ParA family protein: MSSEQGSTTLPSAADAGFGPTGRPVTEFPEPRVLDSHGPARVIAMVNQKGGVGKTTSTINLGAALAEAGRKVLLVDFDPQGALSAGLGTNPHELDVTVYNVLMDRKVSIQDAIQHTAIENIDLLPANIDLSAAEVQLVNEVAREQVLDRALRKVSDDYDVILIDCQPSLGLLTVNALTAAHGVIIPLICEFFALRAVALLVETIEKVQDRLNPRLQIDGVLATMYDARTLHSREVIARLVEAFGDKVFETVIKRTIKFADATVAAEPITSYAANHSGADAYRRLAKELISRGGAP; this comes from the coding sequence GTGAGTAGTGAACAGGGTTCCACAACTCTGCCCAGCGCAGCGGACGCGGGATTCGGCCCGACCGGCCGCCCTGTGACGGAGTTCCCTGAGCCACGGGTCCTAGACTCGCACGGCCCGGCGAGGGTTATCGCGATGGTCAACCAGAAGGGCGGCGTCGGTAAGACGACGTCCACCATCAACCTGGGTGCCGCGCTCGCCGAAGCGGGACGCAAGGTGCTGCTCGTCGACTTCGACCCGCAGGGCGCGCTCTCCGCCGGCCTCGGTACCAACCCGCACGAGCTCGACGTGACCGTGTACAACGTGCTCATGGACCGGAAGGTCTCCATCCAGGACGCCATCCAGCACACCGCGATCGAGAACATCGACCTGTTGCCCGCCAACATCGACCTGTCGGCGGCCGAGGTGCAGCTCGTCAACGAGGTGGCACGCGAGCAGGTCCTCGACCGGGCGCTGCGCAAGGTGTCCGACGACTACGACGTCATCCTCATCGACTGCCAGCCGTCCCTCGGACTGCTCACGGTCAACGCCCTCACGGCGGCCCACGGCGTGATCATCCCGCTGATCTGCGAGTTCTTCGCCCTGCGCGCCGTGGCCCTGCTGGTCGAGACCATCGAGAAGGTGCAGGACCGTCTGAACCCGCGTCTGCAGATCGACGGCGTGCTCGCAACCATGTACGACGCGCGGACGCTGCACAGCCGCGAGGTCATCGCGCGCCTCGTGGAGGCCTTCGGCGACAAGGTCTTCGAGACGGTCATCAAACGCACCATCAAGTTCGCGGACGCGACGGTGGCCGCCGAACCCATCACGTCCTATGCAGCCAACCACTCGGGTGCGGATGCGTACCGCAGGCTTGCGAAGGAGCTCATCAGTAGGGGCGGAGCGCCCTAG
- a CDS encoding cation:dicarboxylate symporter family transporter, which produces MAPSRSDSGPAEPRKRVDKTHFLYIAVIAAVVLGAILGLMAPEFAKSLKPLGTGFINLIKMMIAPIIFCTIVLGIGSIAKAATVGKVGGLALGYFMLMSTFALAIGLVVGNLIQPGEGLDISSTTYEVPAAAEGAPEGTVGFLLSIIPTTLLAALTGPSILQTLFVALLVGFALQKMGSAGKPVLRGIGYIQALVFRILVMIMWLAPIGAFGAIAAVVGETGVQAIISMATLMLAFYITCILFIVVILGGLLKLVTGINILKLMRYLGREYLLIFSTSSSEAALPRLIAKMEHLGVSKPVVGVTVPTGYSFNLDGTAIYLTMASLFVAEALGKPLALGEQISLLIFMIIASKGAAGVTGAGLATLAGGLQSHRPDLVDGVGLIVGIDRFMSEARALTNFTGNAVATVLIGTWTREIDRGRVDEVLEGRLPFDETTMSTDHRFENGDDVDVEEGAAVRTDAAVRGTSAH; this is translated from the coding sequence ATGGCGCCATCGAGGTCCGACAGCGGACCCGCAGAACCCCGCAAGCGGGTCGACAAGACCCACTTCCTCTACATCGCGGTCATCGCCGCCGTGGTGCTCGGTGCGATCCTCGGCCTCATGGCCCCCGAATTCGCCAAGTCGCTCAAGCCTCTCGGCACGGGCTTCATCAACCTCATCAAGATGATGATCGCACCAATCATCTTCTGCACCATCGTGCTCGGTATCGGCTCCATCGCCAAGGCCGCGACCGTCGGCAAGGTCGGCGGCCTGGCACTGGGCTACTTCATGCTGATGTCGACCTTCGCGCTCGCCATCGGCCTCGTCGTCGGGAACCTCATCCAGCCGGGCGAGGGCCTCGACATCTCATCGACGACCTACGAGGTGCCCGCAGCCGCCGAGGGTGCACCGGAGGGAACCGTCGGCTTCCTGCTCAGTATCATCCCCACCACGCTCCTCGCGGCGCTCACGGGCCCGAGCATCCTCCAGACACTGTTCGTGGCACTGCTCGTCGGTTTCGCCCTCCAGAAGATGGGCTCGGCCGGCAAGCCGGTCCTTCGCGGCATCGGCTACATCCAGGCGCTCGTGTTCCGCATCCTCGTCATGATCATGTGGCTCGCGCCCATCGGCGCCTTCGGTGCCATCGCCGCCGTGGTCGGCGAGACGGGCGTGCAGGCCATCATCAGCATGGCCACGCTGATGCTCGCCTTCTACATCACCTGCATCCTCTTCATCGTCGTCATCCTCGGTGGCCTGCTGAAGCTCGTGACCGGCATCAACATCCTGAAGCTGATGCGCTACCTCGGCCGCGAGTACCTGCTCATCTTCAGCACCTCCTCCTCCGAGGCGGCCCTGCCCCGCCTCATCGCCAAGATGGAGCACCTCGGCGTCTCCAAGCCCGTGGTCGGCGTGACAGTACCCACCGGTTACTCGTTCAACCTCGACGGCACCGCCATCTACCTGACGATGGCATCGCTCTTCGTGGCGGAAGCACTGGGCAAGCCGCTGGCCCTCGGTGAGCAGATCTCCCTGCTGATCTTCATGATCATCGCGTCCAAGGGCGCAGCGGGCGTCACCGGCGCCGGCCTCGCAACCCTTGCCGGCGGCCTGCAGTCGCACCGTCCCGACCTGGTCGACGGCGTCGGCCTTATCGTCGGCATCGACCGGTTCATGTCCGAGGCGCGTGCGCTGACGAACTTCACCGGCAACGCCGTCGCCACCGTCCTCATCGGCACCTGGACGCGGGAGATCGACCGCGGCCGTGTCGACGAGGTCCTCGAGGGACGCCTGCCCTTCGACGAGACCACGATGAGTACCGATCACCGCTTCGAGAACGGCGACGACGTCGACGTCGAGGAGGGTGCCGCCGTTCGGACCGACGCGGCGGTACGGGGAACCAGCGCTCACTAG
- a CDS encoding sensor histidine kinase yields the protein MSRWSLARQFFLAQLVFILILSASLSVILYADAAEGVNDAAAERMVAVSTAIALDPAVLDAVEGTDPSATLQPYAVDVMDRLGVDFITIMAPDRTRYTHRNPEQIGRPYIGSVSEALAGRTHTETYVGTLGPSIRSIVPVVDGDGTVQAMVAAGITVDRAVIARNAQLPLVAFIALGALALGALASFLLSRRLRDATLGMGPAELSRTFVFYDSVLHSVREGLLLIDASGRLILYNDQAARLLGLDGTQEPVPATHLAVPPSLRELLMSGRRAHDEVHLTDDRVLVVNQEPAVPPTAAGRGAHAPTALGTVTTLRDHTEIQALTGQVETMRTLTDALRSQTHEHANRLHTIVSLVELGRSADAVDFATRDLQQSQRLTDEVVEAIDEPFLAALLVGKAAQANERGIELTSDIAPDAQAGSLNPVDLVTIIGNLLDNAFDEAAASEDPRVLLTVHRVTGGSGSPELEIAVEDSGNGLPDSEKAKVFDFGYSTKASPDATGAGRGVGLALVRQAVQRFGGSLEVTDTDDGGARFAVRLPYPAAPAGNPAGNPAGNPAGNPAGNPAGNPAGNPAGSPTGSPAQDPDSSPRAPGEPDVPLRADTGGVA from the coding sequence GTGAGTCGCTGGAGCCTCGCCCGGCAGTTCTTCCTGGCCCAACTCGTCTTCATCCTCATCCTCTCGGCATCCCTCTCGGTGATCCTCTATGCGGACGCGGCGGAGGGCGTGAACGACGCCGCAGCGGAGCGCATGGTCGCCGTCTCCACCGCCATCGCCCTCGACCCGGCCGTGCTCGACGCTGTCGAGGGGACCGATCCGTCCGCCACGCTCCAGCCCTACGCCGTCGACGTCATGGACCGGCTGGGCGTGGACTTCATCACGATCATGGCTCCGGACCGGACGCGCTACACGCACCGCAACCCGGAGCAGATCGGCAGGCCGTACATCGGTTCGGTGTCCGAAGCCCTGGCGGGGCGTACGCACACCGAGACATACGTAGGGACCCTCGGCCCGTCGATCCGCTCCATCGTTCCGGTGGTGGACGGCGACGGGACGGTGCAGGCGATGGTCGCTGCGGGGATCACGGTGGATCGCGCCGTCATCGCGCGCAACGCGCAGCTCCCGCTCGTCGCCTTCATCGCCCTCGGTGCGCTCGCGCTGGGCGCCCTCGCCTCGTTCCTGCTGAGCCGGCGCCTGCGGGACGCGACCCTGGGCATGGGCCCCGCCGAACTCTCACGCACCTTCGTCTTCTACGACTCGGTCCTCCATTCCGTCCGTGAGGGCCTCCTCCTCATCGACGCGTCGGGACGGCTGATCCTGTACAACGACCAGGCCGCGCGGCTCCTCGGCCTCGACGGGACGCAGGAGCCGGTGCCGGCGACGCACCTCGCGGTTCCGCCGTCGCTGCGCGAACTCCTCATGTCGGGGCGCAGGGCCCACGACGAAGTGCACCTGACCGACGACCGGGTCCTGGTGGTCAACCAGGAGCCTGCCGTCCCTCCCACCGCTGCCGGGCGCGGCGCCCATGCGCCCACGGCCCTCGGCACCGTCACGACCCTGCGGGACCACACCGAGATCCAGGCCCTGACGGGTCAGGTGGAGACCATGCGCACCCTGACGGACGCCCTGCGCTCGCAGACCCACGAACACGCCAACCGCCTGCACACCATCGTCTCGCTGGTGGAACTCGGCAGGAGCGCGGATGCGGTCGACTTCGCGACGAGGGACCTGCAGCAGTCGCAGCGGCTCACCGACGAGGTGGTCGAGGCCATCGACGAGCCCTTTCTCGCGGCGCTCCTGGTGGGCAAGGCCGCCCAGGCGAACGAGCGCGGCATCGAACTGACCTCGGACATCGCTCCGGACGCGCAGGCGGGCTCCCTCAACCCCGTGGACCTGGTGACGATCATCGGCAACCTCCTGGACAACGCGTTCGACGAGGCCGCCGCCTCCGAGGACCCCCGGGTGCTCCTCACCGTGCACAGGGTGACCGGCGGGAGCGGGTCCCCCGAACTCGAGATCGCCGTGGAGGACAGCGGCAACGGCCTACCCGACTCCGAGAAGGCGAAGGTGTTCGACTTCGGCTACAGCACGAAGGCATCCCCTGATGCGACGGGTGCCGGGCGCGGCGTCGGCCTCGCCCTCGTCCGCCAGGCGGTCCAGCGCTTCGGCGGCTCGCTGGAGGTGACCGACACGGACGACGGCGGAGCCCGTTTCGCCGTGCGCCTCCCCTACCCGGCTGCGCCGGCAGGCAATCCGGCAGGCAATCCGGCAGGCAATCCGGCAGGCAATCCGGCAGGCAATCCGGCAGGCAATCCGGCAGGCAATCCGGCAGGCAGTCCGACGGGCAGTCCAGCGCAGGATCCAGACAGCAGTCCGCGAGCGCCCGGAGAGCCGGACGTCCCACTCCGCGCCGACACCGGAGGCGTGGCATGA
- a CDS encoding response regulator: MSTIRVLVVEDDPVAADAHAEYVRRLEGFELVGVARSGAELAVFLHLAGEGTGQAEAAVDLMLLDMNLPDAHGLDIIRRVRGLGLPLDIIAITAVRDLHVVRSAISSGIVQYLIKPFTYSAFREKLEAYREFRQNLVDQASATTQAEVDQAFASLRPVTAATLPKGLSAETLRAVSRLLKELREPTSAIEVSESLSMSRVTARRYLEYLADQQSVLRTPRYGTRGRPEFEYSWARTSTEG, encoded by the coding sequence ATGAGCACGATCCGTGTCCTCGTCGTGGAGGACGACCCCGTGGCCGCGGACGCGCACGCCGAGTACGTGCGTCGGCTCGAGGGCTTCGAACTCGTGGGTGTCGCCCGGAGCGGTGCGGAACTCGCGGTCTTCCTCCACCTGGCCGGTGAGGGGACGGGCCAGGCGGAGGCGGCCGTCGACCTCATGCTGCTGGACATGAATCTGCCGGACGCGCACGGACTGGACATCATCCGCCGGGTGCGCGGGCTCGGCCTGCCGCTGGACATCATCGCGATCACCGCGGTGCGTGACCTGCACGTGGTGCGCTCGGCCATCTCGTCCGGCATCGTGCAGTACCTCATCAAGCCCTTCACCTACTCCGCGTTCCGGGAGAAGCTCGAGGCCTACCGGGAGTTCCGCCAGAACCTGGTGGACCAGGCGTCCGCCACGACGCAGGCCGAGGTGGACCAGGCCTTCGCCTCCCTGAGGCCCGTCACGGCGGCCACGCTGCCCAAGGGCCTCTCGGCCGAGACTTTGCGGGCTGTCTCGCGCCTGCTGAAGGAACTCCGGGAACCGACGTCGGCCATCGAGGTGTCGGAGTCCCTGTCCATGTCCCGGGTCACCGCGCGGCGCTACCTGGAGTACCTTGCGGACCAACAGTCCGTCCTCCGGACCCCCCGCTACGGCACGCGGGGACGCCCCGAGTTCGAATACAGCTGGGCGCGGACCAGCACGGAGGGGTGA